The bacterium genomic interval ACCGCCGTTCCTCGTGGCATACGTCGTCCTTCTCACCGTCGCGCCACAAATGGTGCCCGCACTGCGCAAGCCAGATCTCATCATCGTGCTGGACATCGTTGTGATTACGTTCATCGTCATGATGTCCGGAGATCTCGGGAGCCCGTTCCTCTACCTCTACTATCTCGCCATCCTCGAAGCGGCGGCTCGGATGGACCTCAAACAGGCTTTCGCCGCGGCGACAGCCACGGCGGCGACGATCGCCCTGCTGTGGACCTGGATGGGACAGGGGAGCCCTCTTGGTCCGAACGGGGTCCACATCGGCGCGTTTGTCGGAGGTGGCTTCTTTCTGGCGCTGTACTTCGGCACGCTCATTCAGGAAGGCCGTACGTCGGCGCGACTCGCGCGTGCCTATGACACGACGTTAGAGGGATGGTCCCGCGCGCTCGACCTCCGGGACGAAGAAACGGAGGGCCATACCCGCCGCGTTGCCGAACTCACGCTTCGCCTGGGCCGCACCCTGGGACTATCCAAACCCGATCTTGTGCAACTGTGGCGAGGAGCGCTCCTCCACGACATCGGCAAGATGGGTATCCCCGATGCCATCCTCCACAAACCGGGCCCCTTGACGGAGCATGAGACGGCCGTGATGCGCCATCACCCGGTGTATGCGTACGAACTTCTCGCCCCGATCGAGTACTTGCGGCCGGCGCTCGACGTTCCCTACGGTCACCACGAAAAGTGGGACGGAACAGGATACCCCCGAGGTCTCAAGGGCGAGCAGATCCCGCTTGCCGCAAGGATCTTCGCCGTCGTGGACGTGTGGGACGCGCTTCGCTGGGATCGGTGGTACCGCTCCGCTTGGACCCTTGAGCAAACCCGGCAGTACCTCCGGGAGCAGACCGGCACACACTTCGACCCGCACATCGTGGACGTATTTCTCCGTATGGTTGAAGACACGCAGTGACAACGGGTGCTCCGCGAGGCGCCGCGAGAAGCTCGCGGTGACTCCCTGAGGGTACCACTCACGCGAGGAGCGCGGCGAGCGCCGACATGTAGCGGCGCCCCAACAAATTAATCTCCTCCCGTCCCGCCTTCGCCCCGTTGCCGTCGACGCCGGCGACCGGGATGTGCTCGCCGATCCGCACCCGGATCGTGCCGCGTCGAAGCCGGTGTGCCCCGCGGGGGAGCACCTCGTCCGTGCCGGTGATGGCGACCGGCAACAGGGCTGCGCCCGTGCGGAGCGCGAGCAGCGCGGCACCGGGTTCGGGCGGGCGAAGCTCCCGGCCAAACGCGCGGGTGCCCTCCGGGAACATCACCAGGACCCCCCCGTCGGCGAGAATCTTGAGCGCCGTGCGTAGGGCCTGTCGATCGGCCTCCCCCCGGCGCACGGGAAACGCGCCGCACGCGCTGATCCACCAGCGCACACCGGGCACCCGGAACAGCTCCTGCTTTGCCATGAACGTGACGCGGCGGCGCAGCGCCGAGCCGACGACGAGGGGGTCCAGATCGCTGCGGTGGTTGCTGACGACGATCACCGGACCCATCGCGGGCTCGTGTTCCCGCCCGTCCACGCGGAACCCGAACCACCACCGCAGCACGGCGCGGGTAATCATCCTGGACAGGCTATAGACCACGAACGCGCTCCGCGAGTGCGAAGATGCGGTCCACGACCTGCTCGACGCTCAGATCAGTGCTGTCGATCACGACGGCGTCCGGCGCCACCCGCAACGGCCCCACCGTGCGCGTGGTCGCCGCCCGGTCGTCCTCGTGCGCGATCCGGCGGACGTCCTCAATCGAGACCATCTCTCCGGCCGCCGCCATCTCCGCCTGCCGGCGGCGCGCCCGGGCATCGAGCGAGGCGGTGAGATACACTTTGACCTGCGCACCCGGGAGAATCACCGATCCGATGTCGCGTCCATCCATGACCACTCCCCCGGACGTGCCGAGCGCGCGCTGGAGGTCCCCTAGCACGGCGCGCACCTCCGGAACGCCGGCGACCTTTCCGACGACCCGGTTCACCGCCACGGTCCGAAGATCGTCGGTGACGTCCTCACCGTCCACGGTGACTTGGGTGCTCCCATCGGACCCGGTCTCGACGCCGAGGCCGATCTCACGGGCCACGGTGGCGAGCGCCGCGGGGTCGTCCATAGAAACGCCGCGGCGGAGGGCCGCAACCGCCACTGCGCGGTACATCGCTCCGGTGTCCACGTATCGAAAGCCGAGGCGCCGCGCCACCTCGCGCGCCACGGTGCTCTTGCCAGATCCCATCGGGCCGTCGATCGCCACCGCGATCTCGGAGCTCGTCGCCACGGATTGTCGAATTCGGGGTCGGCGCGGATCGCTCCTACAGAATGCGCGACGTTGACGCGTGCCGGCGCATTCCGTTACGATCGTACAGGATGCCCCGCCTGCCCCGCCCTGTGCTCGTCGGTCTCCTGGCGCTGCTCGCCCTCCGCCTGGTGATCGCTGCCGCACTCCCGCTTGGCGACGACGAAGCGTATTACTGGGACTGGTCCCGACACCTCGCCCCAGGTTACGTCGACCACCCGCCAGCGATCGCGCTGCTGATCTGGGCCGCACGACACTTGACCGCGAACCCAGGCCTCGCGGTCCACGGGGTCGCGGCGGTGCTATCGTTCGTCACGTCACTGGCCGTGTACGCCCTGGCGCGCGATGTGCTCGGCCGGCCGGAGGCGGCCGCCTGGGCAGTCGTTGTGTTCAACGTCGTGCCCGTCTTCGCCGGCGGTGCGGTGCTCGCGGCACCCGACGCGCCACTCGGGCTGTGCTGGGTGCTTGCGTTGCTCTGGGCGTGGCGGGCCGTGCATCGGCCTGGGCGGGCGGTGTGGGCCGCGGCCGGCTTGTGGACGGGGCTCGCCCTGCAGAGCAAGTACACGGCCGTGTTCCTTCCCCTGTCCATCGGGGCGTGGCTCGCCCTCCACCCCACCCATCGCCGCTGGTGGCGGCACTGGGAGCCATACGGGGCGCTAGCGCTCGCGGTCGCCGTTTTCGCCCCGGTCGTGTGGTGGAACGCCGCGCACCACTGGATCTCGTTTGCGATCGACGTCGGCCGGCCAGGCTGGTCGGGTCGCGGCAACTTCCCGACGTTCGTCGGGTTGGAGCTCGTTTACCTCGGACCGCTCATGCTCCCCGCGCTGCTTTGGGCACTCGCGGTGGCCGCGCGGCGTGGCCTCGCCGGAGACGACGCGTGGCTGTTTCTGGCCGCGGCAGGCATCCCGGTCATTGTCACCATGTTCGCGGTCAGCGTGTTCGGCGAGGCGAAGGGGCACTGGGCGGCCCCCGGATACGTAACCGCGACGATCGCGCTTGCGGGCCTCGCGACGGAACGGCCGTGGCGGGTCCGGCGCGCGGCATGGCGCGGCACCGCCGTCGCCGTGCTCGTCTCCACGCTACTGATCACCGCGTTGATCTATGCGATCCCGGCGATCGGTCCGGCCCTCCTGCCGCCTCACCTGGATCCCACCGTGGACTACGTGGGATGGCCGGCGGCCAGCCGTGAGATCGTCGCGGCCGGTGCCCGCGGCGCCCGCGGTCCCTACTTTATCACCAGCGACCGCTATCAAGTGATGGCGCAGTTCGATCTCTACACGAACGACCGATACACGACCACCACCATCACTGGCGAAGATCAGTACGGCGTCTGGGCGGCGTGGCCGGCGCTTCGCGGACAAGACGGCCTGTTCGTCACCGACGGACGGTACGCGATCCAGGTGGACCTGCGAGAGGGGTGTCGCGCGCTCGAACCTGCGCCGCCGGTACCGGTGAGTCGAGGCGGAACCGTCGTGCGCACCCTCGGGTTGGTGTGGTGCCGCGGATTTCTCGGGCACCCCATCCCGCCGCTCCACCTACGCACGCGCTAGCGGTCGCGACGCCAACCTCGAGTGCTCAGTCCCGCCGAGAACCCGATCGCAGCAGCAGGAGCACCAGACCGCCGAGGATGAGCACCACCGGGAACACCTGATCCTGGACGATGGGAAGGAAGAGCCGCAGGTTTCGAAGCAGCAGATAGACGCCGCCCAACACGAGCAGCCAGCCGAGCATGCGGAGCCGCCGGTCGTCCCCCCGCTCGCTCGGGGGTGGGGCCGCGCCGGGGACGTCCGGACGTTCTGGCAGCGGCGCCTCCGGGACGATCAGCACCGTCACGAGGTACAGCAACACCCCGAGACCGTTCCAGGCCGCCAGCAGCACAAATCCCAACCGGATCGGGTTGCTGTCCACTGCGAAGTACCGCCCGAGCCCGCCACAGACCCCGGCGATCCAGTAGTCCTCACGCGACCGGTAGAGCTTCCGCCCCACTCGTCCACCGCCCGGCCCGACGACCTCTGCGAAGCGCACGGCTGGAGCGGAGCCGAACCCGTGCGGCTACTCCACCCTTAGAGCACCGCCGCCGCACCGACGACGTGCTGAACCACGACACCCATCCAGTGGAGCACATCCTCGAGATCCGTGCGCGCCGACAAGCTACGGGCCGCGACGAGCGGCGCGGACTGCAGCAACCGGCCCTCCTCGTAGAAGTCGACCTCGCCCACGCGGGCGCCGCGGCGGATCGGCAGCGTGAGGTGTCGATCGACGACCACCCGTCGTACCGGTTCCGTCTCCCCGCTCACAACGCCGTACACGGGCGCGGGCACAACTCCCAGGAGGAGGCCGTCCCCTCCGCGCACTTGGATCGCCGCCATTTCCTCCCCAGCGCGCGCGAGTTCGATCGAACGGTAGTGG includes:
- a CDS encoding PspC domain-containing protein, giving the protein MGRKLYRSREDYWIAGVCGGLGRYFAVDSNPIRLGFVLLAAWNGLGVLLYLVTVLIVPEAPLPERPDVPGAAPPPSERGDDRRLRMLGWLLVLGGVYLLLRNLRLFLPIVQDQVFPVVLILGGLVLLLLRSGSRRD
- a CDS encoding lysophospholipid acyltransferase family protein, with product MVYSLSRMITRAVLRWWFGFRVDGREHEPAMGPVIVVSNHRSDLDPLVVGSALRRRVTFMAKQELFRVPGVRWWISACGAFPVRRGEADRQALRTALKILADGGVLVMFPEGTRAFGRELRPPEPGAALLALRTGAALLPVAITGTDEVLPRGAHRLRRGTIRVRIGEHIPVAGVDGNGAKAGREEINLLGRRYMSALAALLA
- the cmk gene encoding (d)CMP kinase, with product MATSSEIAVAIDGPMGSGKSTVAREVARRLGFRYVDTGAMYRAVAVAALRRGVSMDDPAALATVAREIGLGVETGSDGSTQVTVDGEDVTDDLRTVAVNRVVGKVAGVPEVRAVLGDLQRALGTSGGVVMDGRDIGSVILPGAQVKVYLTASLDARARRRQAEMAAAGEMVSIEDVRRIAHEDDRAATTRTVGPLRVAPDAVVIDSTDLSVEQVVDRIFALAERVRGL
- a CDS encoding HD-GYP domain-containing protein; translation: MAVAPAWGFGKTSQTPSRSVAEAWGIGRGPRATPRNESRVAPPDVAAERVLPSNSTGEWGGFVRLLVCFALTVAIEMGTIPVTGSVIAWLPPFLVAYVVLLTVAPQMVPALRKPDLIIVLDIVVITFIVMMSGDLGSPFLYLYYLAILEAAARMDLKQAFAAATATAATIALLWTWMGQGSPLGPNGVHIGAFVGGGFFLALYFGTLIQEGRTSARLARAYDTTLEGWSRALDLRDEETEGHTRRVAELTLRLGRTLGLSKPDLVQLWRGALLHDIGKMGIPDAILHKPGPLTEHETAVMRHHPVYAYELLAPIEYLRPALDVPYGHHEKWDGTGYPRGLKGEQIPLAARIFAVVDVWDALRWDRWYRSAWTLEQTRQYLREQTGTHFDPHIVDVFLRMVEDTQ
- a CDS encoding glycosyltransferase family 39 protein, with the protein product MPRLPRPVLVGLLALLALRLVIAAALPLGDDEAYYWDWSRHLAPGYVDHPPAIALLIWAARHLTANPGLAVHGVAAVLSFVTSLAVYALARDVLGRPEAAAWAVVVFNVVPVFAGGAVLAAPDAPLGLCWVLALLWAWRAVHRPGRAVWAAAGLWTGLALQSKYTAVFLPLSIGAWLALHPTHRRWWRHWEPYGALALAVAVFAPVVWWNAAHHWISFAIDVGRPGWSGRGNFPTFVGLELVYLGPLMLPALLWALAVAARRGLAGDDAWLFLAAAGIPVIVTMFAVSVFGEAKGHWAAPGYVTATIALAGLATERPWRVRRAAWRGTAVAVLVSTLLITALIYAIPAIGPALLPPHLDPTVDYVGWPAASREIVAAGARGARGPYFITSDRYQVMAQFDLYTNDRYTTTTITGEDQYGVWAAWPALRGQDGLFVTDGRYAIQVDLREGCRALEPAPPVPVSRGGTVVRTLGLVWCRGFLGHPIPPLHLRTR